Proteins encoded together in one Cardiocondyla obscurior isolate alpha-2009 linkage group LG07, Cobs3.1, whole genome shotgun sequence window:
- the LOC139103890 gene encoding cytidine deaminase, translating into MGIWEIIDFATLDADSQELIKESARVRENSYSPYSKFKVGAAVRCTDGSISRGCNVENAAYPAGVCAETTAIARAVSEGKQKFTALAVVADQESTNFTTPCGVCRQFISEFGDNIPIYLSRSDMKKVLRTKVNELLPLSPFHIKDIDIS; encoded by the exons ATGGGCATCTGGGAAATAATCGATTTCGCGACGCttg ACGCAGATAGTCAGGAATTAATAAAGGAGAGCGCGAGAGTGCGCGAGAATTCGTACTCGCCGTACAGCAAATTCAAAGTTGGTGCCGCGGTGCGATGTACCGATGGCAGCATCTCACGAGGCTGCAACGTAGAGAATGCGGCCTACCCGGCAGGCGTGTGCGCCGAAACCACGGCGATCGCACGCGCCGTATCCGAGGGCAAACAAAAATTCACGGCTCTGGCTGTAGTCGCCGATCAAGAGAGTACCAATTTTACCACACCGTGCGGAGTATGCAGGCAGTTTATTTCAGAATTCGGTGACAACATACCGATCTACCTGTCGAGGTCCGATATGAAAAAAGTATTACGGACCAAGGTGAATGAACTGTTACCACTCTCACCGTTTCACATAAAGGACATAGACATCTCGTAA